The genomic interval TAATTTTTCAGCAAACTGTTTTACCGATAAAAACTGCTCATTTTCAATTATCATACCAAAAACCCTTTCTATTTATAATAAAAATCCAATTTTACTTGCGATTACTGTTGTTAAATGGGATAGGATGATATGAGATATAGTTAATCGAGGATTTTAATTAAGGAATATAACCCTACAATTATAAAAAATCAAATTGTTAGGAAAGAATCTTAGCGAGGACATAAATTATTTATTTATATGTTCTGTTCTTTCACTTCTCTATAGGTAGGAATAAGAGTGAACGAATGAAAGAAAGAGAAAATAAATATATAAATAAAATATATATAGATTCTTTTTTCATAGAGAGTATTTTATTCGTTCGTTCGTTCATTCATATTTTCCTGTATGGGTATAAAATAAAAGTGAACGAATCATTTTAATCGTTATTAAAATCATCCTCAGGATCAATACCAACCTGTGATTCAGATAAATCCTTTATATCTTCGGGTAATTCTTTTACATACTTATAATATGTATTTTTACCATTACCTTCTTTATATAAAAGCCCTTCTTCTACTAAAATATTAATAATTTTACTCATTTGCGTTCGCCCCGAACCAAAAGTGGACGTAAGATAGAACGAAGTGATTTTTTCGTCAATATCCTTATCCCTATTACGTGTAAGGGTATTTCTGACTTTTTCTAAAAGACCATCCTCTTTCACACACTCTGTTTTTTGAGTGAACGAATCCTCGTATAAACTTATATCATAGTCATATTCAATTCTTCTTTTATTGTCCTCTGTGACTAATATTTTCTGTATGAAAGGAGCAGGATACCCACTACCGCTTTTTGTACACCTAATGACGCAGGTGCTTTCTACCTGATTGTCTTTGTCATCATATATTTTTTCCATTCCTAACATTTGATATGCTAAGTTTTGAAATATAGAAGATCCCATTAAGTCGGACTGGTCTAATTTTTTTCTTTTTTCTCCTGTAGCTCTTTTTCTTGGGTGTGCCGATAAAATTATATGCATATTATTTTCATCTACCATAGTTTTTAAAGTAGATATAATTGGGTCAACATCTATTTGCTTAGATAAATCACATCCAAAAACAGACATAACCGTATCAATTATAACTACATCGGGCTTAAATAAATTAATATCCCTTACTAGACTAAGTAATATATCCTTATCAATTAACTTATAAGCAGGTGTACTACAGAATGCAGATATAAATTTTACATTTTCATTGTTAAAATCATATCCGAGCAATTCTATACGTTCCTGTATGAACTCCGCAGACTGGTCGCCTTCTATTATCAATACTTTTTTAGGTTCGCTCTTGTACTTGCCTAAGACTTCCTTACCTTCAGCTAGACTATATGCTAAATCGAATAAAAATAGCGACTTACCTGTCCCTGCTTCCCCGTATACAACAGAGAATGCCCTTTTAGGAAATAATATATCTCCGACAATATATTCTCTTTTAGGTATTTTCATTATATCTGCACCGCTCAACAGCATACTTTCGCTGCTATTACTTTTATTTTTATAACTAGTCATAACTTCAATAGTTTTATCTAAATTTTCAATAGATAAATTTTCATTATCACCTAATCTATTTGCATATAGTCTAACTATTTGTACATCTAAATAATTTACAACAGAATAATAAATATCTTGTGAGTAATTCTTATAACCTCTTTGAATATCAAAATTTTCTAAATTTACAGAGATCCAATCCATATCGGGAAAGTGCTTATGTATTTTATAAAATTTATAAACTTTATTAAAAGGTTCAGAAAATACCCTTAAAGGACAGTTATAGTCCCTATCATTTAGTTCTTCAAATCTATCTACAATAACTTTAATTTTTTCAGGTTCATTATCTAATTTATTAAGGTTATTTAAAATAATATAGCACATTTGTTTAGGACTAATCTTATCACGCTCATCTTGTGTAAATTCTTGCTTCCTAATCATTGTTTTATTCTCCTATTCTATTCTGCTCTTACTCTTCTTCTTAAATTTCTTTTACATTTCGGATAATATATCCAACGGTTGCCCCGTATAACTTTTGGTCATAATTTATTCCTGAATCCCACCCACACAGGTAATTAAGGCAGGACTTATAAATTTTAATAACCTGTTCCTTCTGAAAAGCATCCAATCTCTTATATTCATATATGTTTGTCTTGAAATGCTCTATCAAATCATCAACCGATTCAAATTTCGGCATAATTTTTAGTTTTAAATCTTTGTCTACCCTGTTCATATACAATTCCTCTCTATTTCTAAACTCTAAAGACCCTTATATGTGGCAATATAACTTTCTATTCTTTCTTATTCATAATCCACGCAATTAATTTGCTTTTAGAAAAGACTATTTTCCTCTTCCCGACTTTATAATATATGTCGGAAGGAAATACACCTCTGTGAAGCATCACGTACACGGAATTGGGTGTGCTACAAATTACCTTTGCCACTTGTTTCACGGTAATAAAATCTTCTGAATCTTCATCAAACATAATTAAATTGACCTCTCTTTAAAAAATTACAAACTCTTAATTAACATTTCTTAATATAAAATATAATTAATTTAGATTTCTTTTACTTAACATCATTTTCTGCATTGCTACGCACATATAA from bacterium carries:
- a CDS encoding AAA family ATPase, which translates into the protein MIRKQEFTQDERDKISPKQMCYIILNNLNKLDNEPEKIKVIVDRFEELNDRDYNCPLRVFSEPFNKVYKFYKIHKHFPDMDWISVNLENFDIQRGYKNYSQDIYYSVVNYLDVQIVRLYANRLGDNENLSIENLDKTIEVMTSYKNKSNSSESMLLSGADIMKIPKREYIVGDILFPKRAFSVVYGEAGTGKSLFLFDLAYSLAEGKEVLGKYKSEPKKVLIIEGDQSAEFIQERIELLGYDFNNENVKFISAFCSTPAYKLIDKDILLSLVRDINLFKPDVVIIDTVMSVFGCDLSKQIDVDPIISTLKTMVDENNMHIILSAHPRKRATGEKRKKLDQSDLMGSSIFQNLAYQMLGMEKIYDDKDNQVESTCVIRCTKSGSGYPAPFIQKILVTEDNKRRIEYDYDISLYEDSFTQKTECVKEDGLLEKVRNTLTRNRDKDIDEKITSFYLTSTFGSGRTQMSKIINILVEEGLLYKEGNGKNTYYKYVKELPEDIKDLSESQVGIDPEDDFNND